The window TGATGTAGGTCAGATCGACATCAAACTTGGTGTCTTGTGGGGCTGCAGCCACCTTGTCGCGTAGCCGGACAATCGCTTCGTGGTGGCGCAGTTGCAATATGTTGAATACACGTTGACCGGTTTCTTGTTCCACCCGAGCGAGCTCATCCACCATTGAGGGCGTGGGTACCAAGGGCTTCTCGCAAATCACGTCACCGCCCAGGCGCAATCCTGCCGCGATGTGCGCGTGGTGCAGATGGTTGGGGGAGCACACAGCCACGTAGTTCAGCGCCCGATCAGGGTTGCGCCTCAGCGTGTGTGCATGCTCGTAAAAGCACTCGAAGTCGGTGAAAAAATCGGCGTCCGGCGCCAAGCTGTCGATGATGCCCACGGAGTCGTTCACGTCGTAAGCGGCGGCTAAGCGATTGCCGGTGTCTTTGATGGCGCGCATGTGGCGCGGGGCTATGTAGCCAGCGGCACCGATCAGTGCAAAGTTTTTCATGGGTTCAAAGTCGGTATACGGTGAATCCCGCTTGACTCAGCTCGTCTCGGTCATACAGTGACTTGATGTCCGTCAGAACCGGGCTGGGATGGCGGCAGTAGGAGCGCAGTTGTACGGCGCTCAAGGTGCGATAACTATTGTGTCCAACAGCTACCACCAGTGCATCCACGGGGTGGGTTTCGTCCACAATGCCGAGGTTCAGGTTGTATTCATGACGCACTTCGTCTGCGCTGGCTACCGGATCGGCCACAACAACTTCTATGCCCCAGGCCTGCAACTCGTGCACCAGATCGACGACCTTGCTATTGCGGATGTCGGGGCAGTTCTCTTTGAAGGTGATGCCGAGCACTCCTACTTTGCAGCGCGGCGCATCCATGCCCGCGCGCAGCATCATCTTGATGGTATTGCGCGCAGCGTACCCCGCCATGGTGTCGTTGATGCGGCGTCCTGCCAGAATGATTTGCGGGTGGTAGCCCACTTGCTCGGCTTTATAGGTCAGGTAGTACGGGTCAACCCCGATGCAGTGGCCGCCGACTAGACCAGGGCGGAAGGGAACAAAGTTCCATTTGCTGCCAGCGGCTTCTAGAACATCCAGCGTGTCAATATTCAGTCGGTCGAAAAGCACAGAAAGCTCGTTCATCAGCGCGATGTTCAGGTCGCGCTGTGTGTTCTCGATGACTTTGGCCGCCTCTGCTACCTTGATGCTGGGTGCTTTGTAGGTGCCCGCTGTGATGATGCGGCCGTAGAGTTCATCAATGGCGTCTGCAGCTCCCGGCGTGCTGCCGCTCGTGATCTTCCGAATGCGTGTGAGGGTGTTTATCTTGTCGCCGGGGTTAACGCGCTCGGGACTGTAACCGCAAAAGAAGTCTTGGTTGAACCGGAGTCCGGACGACTGTTCTAGTACCGGCACGCAGACCTCTTCGGTGACGCCTGGATATACCGTGGATTCATAGATCACCAGGACATTCTTGCTCATGGCGCCGCCAACGGTCTGGCTTGCTTTGATGAGCAGCGACAGGTCCGGACGGTTGGCCGAATCCACGGGGGTGGGCACGGTGACAATGAATACATTGCAATCGTGCAGGTCCGCCGGGTTGGCGCTGTATTGCAACAGTCTGGCTGCCTGCAACTGCTCGACCGATGTTTCACGCGTGCGGTCATGCCCGGACTGAAGTTCATGGATGCGTTGCGGCAGTATGTCGTAGCCGATGACAGGGAGCACTTTCCCAAATTCCACGGCCAGTGGAAGGCCTACGTAGCCCAGGCCAATGACTGCAATTTTTTGGGGAATGTTGGGCTGGTGCATCATGGGCTGATTATTGTTTCTGACCGATAGCCGGGCACGATTTGATTTAACAATTGTTTCAAGGTTGCTTCATCGCCACTTTGCGCTGCCTGGTACAGAGGCTGTAGGAGCGCACGTAAATCAGGCCAGGTACGGTGCTCTTCCCTCGCCCGCAGGATGCGCGGGTGTGCGGTGGGCAAGGGGTTGTCGCCGATGAGTAATTCTTCGTAGAGCTTTTCGCCGGGGCGTAGGCCGGTGAATTCGACGGCGATGTCTGCGTCTGGGTGTTGCGCGTCGCGTACGGTCAGGCCTGATAGTGCAACCATACGCCGAGCCAGCTCCAGGATGCGGATCGGCTCGCCCATATCGAGCAGAAACAGGTCGCCGCTTTCGGCCATGGCGCCGGCCTGTAGGACAAGCTGGGCGGCCTCTGGGATGGTCATGAAATAGCGTGTGACATCTGGGTGCGTGACCGTGACGGGGCCACCCGCTGCGATTTGGCGTCGGAACAATGGAATCACGCTGCCGCTCGAACCCAGCACGTTCCCGAACCGAACCATGGAAAAGCAGGTGGGACATTGCCACTGTCCGTTGCTCAGGTGCTCTTCCTCAAAGGGCGGTTGACGGCTAGCCGCAATAGCCTGCAGAACCAACTCAGCAACACGCTTGCTTGCTCCCATGACGTTGGTGGGGCGAACAGCTTTGTCGGTGGAGACGAGTACGAAGTGAAGTGTGCCGCTCTCCAGAGCCATCTGGACCATGTTGAGCGTGCCAAAAATATTGTTCAGAACGCCCGCGCCTGCGTTGATCTCGACCATGGGTACATGCTTGTACGCAGCTGCGTGATAGATGGCGTAAGGGCGGTGTAGCCGGCAGATGTCGGCCATGCGGACGGAATCCACCACACTTGCCAGCAGCGGCAGTAGTTCACACCGAAGTTGACCCTGGTCGCGCAACGTCTGAAGTTCCTGGTGGATGAGGTACAGCGCGTGTTCGCTGTGGTCCACCAGCAGTAGGTGAGATGGACCTTCGTGGATGATCTGGCGGCATAGTTCACTTCCTATGCTTCCCCCGGCTCCAGTGACCAGAATCACTTTATCTTTTAGGTTGCGGCTCAACAGCTCGGGGTTGGCTGCCACAGGTTCACGGCCCAGCAGGTCTTCAATATCCAAGTCTTGAAAGTCTGTGACGGTGACTTTTCCGCTGGCGAGGTCTGTCAGGCCTGGCAGCGTACGTATCCGCACAGGCAAATCGCGCAGGCTTTGGATGATTTCGCGGCGGCGTTGGCGAGAAGCACTGGGCAACGCCAACAATACGTCGGTGATACCGAATCGATCAACGATTGTCGGTAGCTCTTTCGGTGCGTATACCCGGGTGCCGTTGATACTGCGCCCGGCCTTAGCAGGGTCGTCGTCGACGAAGCCCTGGAGTTGGTATTGGTGTACGCCACCAAGCCCCGCTGCAGTTTGGGCTCCTGCACTCCCTGCGCCATAGATCAGTAAGCTGCTGGACGCTTTGCCTGGTCTTCCCTTGAGCCAAAGCCAGCCAAGCGCGCGGCTGGCGCCGACCAATAGCAAGAAGATGAGTGGCTGTAGGATACCTACGCTACGTGGAACACCTTCCCACTGCACGTTCAAGAGGATGGCCAGCAGCATTGCGCCGTAGATGGCCACCGCTCTGCCCGTGGTAATGAGTGCGGTGATCCCGGTGTACCGAAAGATTGCGCGGTAGAGTCCTTGATTCACAAGAACGGGGAACGCCAGGGCGGGTGCCAGGGCGTACGCAATCCACTGTAGTCCCTCGGGCCAATGCAATGTGTCAAGCCGCAAACTGAAGGCAAGCCACATGGCAAACACGCCCATGACCGCGTCCATTGCAGCTACAAACAGCCGCTTGGCTGGGCGTGGCCACTCAAGAATATGACTCAGCAGATACGGGCCTGGGTTCATCGATTTACTGGGGCGCTATCCCTGTCCGCTCCAACACATCCCCCACCAACTCCAAGCGCACCAGCGGATTGTCCAGCTCCATCAGCCGTTGTTTCAGCTCCAGCGGCACAGGCAGTAGTTCGCACCATCGGTTCGCCACCCAGCCGCAATCATCCAGTTGCGCCGCAGTGGGGGTCAGCAGGTGGGGCATGTCCGGGTCGCGCAATTGCAGTGTGTGCAAAACCTGCGCCAAAGCGGTGGATGCCTTCTTGAGATCGTCAGGAACCGGTATCGGCAGATCTTTTTCGATGTGGCCTACATCGGCAATCCACAGGCCGTGTGGCAGGTAGTGGCGCTGGGTGATACGGAAGCGCTGGCTGCCTCGGCACAACAGCGTGATCAGACCAGGCTGGGGGGTGTCGATCTGCTCGATCACGGCCAGGGTGCCGACGTCATTGAAACGTTCCTCCGGAGCGCCGGCCTGGCGCACTTCCTGGCCGTGCGTGAGGGCGACCACGCCGAAGGGGGCTCCAGCCTGGTGGCACTTGCGCACCATGTCCAGGTAACGCACCTCAAATACCCGCAGTGCCAGCACTCCGTCAGGGAACAGAACGGAGCCCAGGGGGAAAAGCGGCAGAGACGACAAGGTAAGGGGTGGGGTCATGGACGCGTGAATGCCTTCGCCCGCTATCATCCCATGACACTGTCGGCTTTTGCTGCGCCCCACTGCTTTTGTCTCATCCATGCTCTATCAGATCGCCTCTTTCCTGCTTGATGTTGTTGGCGGCTTGCTGACCGGGGCCTGCCTCTTGCGGCTGTACATGCAGTGGCAACGGGTGCCGTTTTCCAACCCCGTCGGTGGGTTGGTGTTTGCGTTGACCGACTGGTTGATCATGCCGCTGCGCCGGGTGATACCTCCCGTGGGGCGTTGGGATGTGTCCAGCCTGGTGGCAGCGATGCTGGTCCAGCTGGTGCAGTACGCGTTGTTGACGTTGCTGCTGGGAGCTGGCTCGGCGTGGGCATGGTTACCCTGGCTGGCCTTGTTCGGGCTGCTGCGCGTGGCGGTCTCGGGGCTGATCGGCCTGTTGATCGTCTATGCGGTCCTGTCCTGGATACAAGGCGGTCGTTCGCCCCTGGCCGATGTGATTGCGCGCTTGTGCGAGCCAGTGTTGCGACCATTTCGCCGGGTGATTCCGCTGATGGGTGGCTTTGATCTGTCACCCTTGGTGGCGCTGGTGGTGCTGCAGGTCGCGATGATCGTTTTGGGCCATTTGCAGGCCAGTGTGATGCGTTGAAGCACCAAAAGGCCTGATGTGCTAGTCGTGCATGTCTTGTTTGCTATTGAAAATATAGCATTGGCGGGCGGATGGTAGGCCCGACCCAGTCCCCTCGCGAGGACTGGGTGTTGTTCACATCACCGCATCGGCGGGCAGTCGCTGCAGCATGGCCAAGCTGCTGGCCACGGTGTTGCGCAGTTCACGGCGGTCGCAGATGAAGTCCACGGCGCCCTTGGTCTGCAGGAATTCGGCGCGCTGAAAGCCCTCGGGCAGGGTCACACGCACGGTGGATTCGATCACTCGGGGGCCGGCAAAGCCAATCAGGGCCTTGGGCTCGGCAATCACGATGTCGCCCACAAAGGCAAAGCCAGCGCTCACGCCGCCCATGGTCGGGTCGGTCAGCACGCTGATGTAGGGCAGGCCCTTCTTGGCCAGGCGGGTGAGGGCCGCGTTGGTCTTGGCCATCTGCATGAGCGACAGCAGGCCTTCTTGCATGCGCGCGCCGCCGGTGGCGGTGAAGCAGATGAAGGGTACTTTTTGCTCGATGGCGGTTTCCACGCCGCGCACGAAGCGCTCGCCCACCACGGACCCCATGGAGCCGCCCATGAAGTCGAACTCGAAGCAGGCGGCGACCACGTTGATGCTCTTGACGGCACCGCCCATCACGATGAGGGCGTCGGTCTCGCCGGTGTTCTCCAGGGCTTCCTTCAGGCGCTCGGGGTACTTGCGGCTGTCCTTGAACTTGAGGGCGTCCACGGGCAGCACTTCCTGGCCGATTTCATAGCGGCCTTCGGCGTCCAGAAACGCATCCAGGCGCGCACGGGCGCCGATGCGGTGGTGGTGGCTGCAGTGGGGGCAGACGTTCTGGTTCTGTTCCAGATCGGCCTTGTAGAGCACCGTTTCGCAGCTCGGGCACTTGATCCACAGGCCTTCGGGCACCTGGCGGCGCTCGGTGGGGTCGGTTTGCTGGATTTTGGCGGGCAGAAGTTTCTCGAGCCAGGACATGGTGTTCTCCTCTTCATTGGCGCGACCTGTTGCAAAGCCCGTGGGCACTTGCGGGGCAGGCCGGGTGTGAATCTGTCGGCGCACCCCGCAGGATGCGCCGGGCTGCATTATGCGACTAGGCGTCCAGGGCCTTGCGGATGCCGCGCAGGAAGTCGATGGTCAGGGGCACCACCTTGGCGTGCTCCTGGTCTTCAATCAACTGGATGATGCGGCTGCCGATGACCACGGCGTCGGCCACCTTGCCGATGGCCTGGGCGGTGGCTGCGTCGCGGATGCCGAAGCCCACACCCACGGGAATGGTCACATGCTGTCGGATGCGGGGCAGCATCTGCTCCACGGCCGCCGTGTCCAGCGCGCCTGAGCCGGTCACGCCCTTGAGCGACACGTAGTACACATAGCCGCTGGCCACACGCGCTACCTGGGCCATGCGCTCGTCCGTGCTGGTGGGAGCCAGCAGGAAGATCAGGTCCATGTCATGCGCGCGCAGGCTAGCAGCAAAGGCTTCGCATTCTTCGGGCGGATAGTCCACGATGAGCACGCCGTCCACGCCCGCTGCCGCGGAGTCGCGCACAAACGCGGCGTCACCGTGCTTCTGGTCGTAGCGTTCCACGGGGTTGGCATAGCCCATCAGCACCACGGGCGTGGTGTTGTTGCGCTTGCGGAACTCGCGCACATGGTCCAGCACTTGAACCATGCCAATGCCCAGGCTGAGGGCCTTTTCGCCCGCTTTCTGGATCACCGGGCCATCGGCCATGGGGTCGGAAAATGGCACGCCCAGCTCAATCACGTCGGCACCGGCCTCGACCATGCCATGCATGAGCGCGGGGGTGATGTCAGCGAACGGGAAACCGGCGGTCACATAAGGAATCAGCGCCTTACGGCCCTGCGCCTGCAGGGCAGAGAAGGTGGATGCGATACGGCTCATTTATTTCACCACCTTGATGGGTTGCTCGCCGCCCTTGACAGACTGCCCCTGGCAGCTGGGTCGGCAGTAAAAGTCGGCGCCGCTCAGATCGGCCACGGTGCCGATGTCCTTGTCGCCCCGGCCCGAGAGGTTGACCAGGATCGACTGGTCTGGGCGCATGGTTTTGGCCAGCTTCATGGCGTAGGCCATGGCATGGCTGGATTCGAGTGCGGGGATGATGCCCTCGGTGCGACACAGGTAGTGGAAGGCTTCCAGCGCCTCCTGGTCGGTGATGCCGACGTATTCGGCGCGGCCAATCTCCTGCAACCAGGCGTGCTCCGGGCCCACCCCGGGATAGTCCAGGCC of the Acidovorax sp. 107 genome contains:
- a CDS encoding Gfo/Idh/MocA family protein encodes the protein MKNFALIGAAGYIAPRHMRAIKDTGNRLAAAYDVNDSVGIIDSLAPDADFFTDFECFYEHAHTLRRNPDRALNYVAVCSPNHLHHAHIAAGLRLGGDVICEKPLVPTPSMVDELARVEQETGQRVFNILQLRHHEAIVRLRDKVAAAPQDTKFDVDLTYITSRGKWYAASWKGDPRKSFGVATNIGVHFFDMLHFIFGALQHNEVHYNGETKAGGYLEYQRARVRWFLSIDAHDLPDAVKGKKTTYRNIDIRGEPLEFSDGFTDLHTISYAEILAGRGYGLEDARHCIETVHAIRTAMPHISTLREMHPFVSRLK
- a CDS encoding nucleotide sugar dehydrogenase — its product is MMHQPNIPQKIAVIGLGYVGLPLAVEFGKVLPVIGYDILPQRIHELQSGHDRTRETSVEQLQAARLLQYSANPADLHDCNVFIVTVPTPVDSANRPDLSLLIKASQTVGGAMSKNVLVIYESTVYPGVTEEVCVPVLEQSSGLRFNQDFFCGYSPERVNPGDKINTLTRIRKITSGSTPGAADAIDELYGRIITAGTYKAPSIKVAEAAKVIENTQRDLNIALMNELSVLFDRLNIDTLDVLEAAGSKWNFVPFRPGLVGGHCIGVDPYYLTYKAEQVGYHPQIILAGRRINDTMAGYAARNTIKMMLRAGMDAPRCKVGVLGITFKENCPDIRNSKVVDLVHELQAWGIEVVVADPVASADEVRHEYNLNLGIVDETHPVDALVVAVGHNSYRTLSAVQLRSYCRHPSPVLTDIKSLYDRDELSQAGFTVYRL
- a CDS encoding nucleoside-diphosphate sugar epimerase/dehydratase; protein product: MLSHILEWPRPAKRLFVAAMDAVMGVFAMWLAFSLRLDTLHWPEGLQWIAYALAPALAFPVLVNQGLYRAIFRYTGITALITTGRAVAIYGAMLLAILLNVQWEGVPRSVGILQPLIFLLLVGASRALGWLWLKGRPGKASSSLLIYGAGSAGAQTAAGLGGVHQYQLQGFVDDDPAKAGRSINGTRVYAPKELPTIVDRFGITDVLLALPSASRQRRREIIQSLRDLPVRIRTLPGLTDLASGKVTVTDFQDLDIEDLLGREPVAANPELLSRNLKDKVILVTGAGGSIGSELCRQIIHEGPSHLLLVDHSEHALYLIHQELQTLRDQGQLRCELLPLLASVVDSVRMADICRLHRPYAIYHAAAYKHVPMVEINAGAGVLNNIFGTLNMVQMALESGTLHFVLVSTDKAVRPTNVMGASKRVAELVLQAIAASRQPPFEEEHLSNGQWQCPTCFSMVRFGNVLGSSGSVIPLFRRQIAAGGPVTVTHPDVTRYFMTIPEAAQLVLQAGAMAESGDLFLLDMGEPIRILELARRMVALSGLTVRDAQHPDADIAVEFTGLRPGEKLYEELLIGDNPLPTAHPRILRAREEHRTWPDLRALLQPLYQAAQSGDEATLKQLLNQIVPGYRSETIISP
- a CDS encoding LON peptidase substrate-binding domain-containing protein, translating into MTPPLTLSSLPLFPLGSVLFPDGVLALRVFEVRYLDMVRKCHQAGAPFGVVALTHGQEVRQAGAPEERFNDVGTLAVIEQIDTPQPGLITLLCRGSQRFRITQRHYLPHGLWIADVGHIEKDLPIPVPDDLKKASTALAQVLHTLQLRDPDMPHLLTPTAAQLDDCGWVANRWCELLPVPLELKQRLMELDNPLVRLELVGDVLERTGIAPQ
- a CDS encoding YggT family protein, translated to MLYQIASFLLDVVGGLLTGACLLRLYMQWQRVPFSNPVGGLVFALTDWLIMPLRRVIPPVGRWDVSSLVAAMLVQLVQYALLTLLLGAGSAWAWLPWLALFGLLRVAVSGLIGLLIVYAVLSWIQGGRSPLADVIARLCEPVLRPFRRVIPLMGGFDLSPLVALVVLQVAMIVLGHLQASVMR
- the accD gene encoding acetyl-CoA carboxylase, carboxyltransferase subunit beta, translating into MSWLEKLLPAKIQQTDPTERRQVPEGLWIKCPSCETVLYKADLEQNQNVCPHCSHHHRIGARARLDAFLDAEGRYEIGQEVLPVDALKFKDSRKYPERLKEALENTGETDALIVMGGAVKSINVVAACFEFDFMGGSMGSVVGERFVRGVETAIEQKVPFICFTATGGARMQEGLLSLMQMAKTNAALTRLAKKGLPYISVLTDPTMGGVSAGFAFVGDIVIAEPKALIGFAGPRVIESTVRVTLPEGFQRAEFLQTKGAVDFICDRRELRNTVASSLAMLQRLPADAVM
- the trpA gene encoding tryptophan synthase subunit alpha, with translation MSRIASTFSALQAQGRKALIPYVTAGFPFADITPALMHGMVEAGADVIELGVPFSDPMADGPVIQKAGEKALSLGIGMVQVLDHVREFRKRNNTTPVVLMGYANPVERYDQKHGDAAFVRDSAAAGVDGVLIVDYPPEECEAFAASLRAHDMDLIFLLAPTSTDERMAQVARVASGYVYYVSLKGVTGSGALDTAAVEQMLPRIRQHVTIPVGVGFGIRDAATAQAIGKVADAVVIGSRIIQLIEDQEHAKVVPLTIDFLRGIRKALDA